A section of the Rhizobium sp. SSA_523 genome encodes:
- a CDS encoding MFS transporter, which yields MSERTCGGDGHREDIHWPSLFAAISAISAVGIAIGLGLPLLSIILEKRGISSTLIGLNSAMAGVAAMIAAPITTRLAHSFGVARTMLWAVVISAISALGFYYASEFWMWFPLRFAFHGATTTLFILSEFWINAAAPPRRRGLVLGIYATVLAVGFAMGPLIFSAIGSEGILPFLIGAAAILLAFVPIYIARDENPVLDEKPQKHFLRYVYLVPTATAAVFVFGAVEAGGLSLFPVYANRAGLNESHAALLLTVMGLGNMVFQIPFGMISDRLKDRRPMLFMMAVAGLAGALALPYLIEHWWLMAGLLLVWGGCVSGLYTVGLAHLGSRLTGSDLAAANAAFVFCYAIGTVAGPQAIGAAIDITGNNGFAYALAGFFALYVLISIGRLLFGRNRA from the coding sequence ATGTCCGAACGGACGTGCGGCGGCGACGGCCACCGGGAAGATATCCACTGGCCCTCGCTCTTTGCCGCCATTTCGGCCATCAGCGCGGTCGGGATCGCCATCGGTCTCGGCCTGCCGCTGCTCAGCATCATTCTCGAAAAGCGGGGCATATCCTCCACGCTGATCGGCCTGAATTCCGCCATGGCCGGGGTGGCCGCGATGATCGCCGCGCCGATCACCACCAGGCTTGCGCATTCCTTCGGCGTCGCGCGCACCATGCTCTGGGCCGTGGTGATCTCCGCCATCAGCGCCCTCGGCTTCTATTACGCGAGCGAGTTCTGGATGTGGTTCCCGTTGCGGTTCGCCTTCCACGGGGCGACCACGACACTCTTCATCCTCTCCGAATTCTGGATCAATGCCGCAGCGCCTCCGCGACGCCGCGGGCTTGTGCTCGGCATCTATGCAACGGTGCTCGCCGTCGGTTTCGCCATGGGACCGCTGATCTTCTCGGCCATCGGCAGCGAGGGCATCCTGCCCTTCCTCATCGGTGCCGCCGCCATCCTGCTGGCCTTTGTGCCGATCTATATAGCGCGCGACGAGAATCCGGTGCTGGATGAGAAGCCGCAGAAACATTTCCTGCGCTATGTGTATCTGGTGCCGACAGCCACGGCGGCCGTCTTCGTTTTCGGCGCCGTCGAAGCGGGCGGCCTGTCGCTCTTTCCGGTCTATGCCAATCGCGCCGGGTTGAACGAATCGCATGCGGCACTGCTGCTGACCGTCATGGGCCTTGGCAACATGGTCTTCCAGATCCCCTTCGGCATGATTTCCGATCGCCTCAAGGATCGCCGTCCCATGCTGTTCATGATGGCCGTGGCGGGCCTGGCAGGGGCTCTGGCGCTTCCCTATCTCATCGAGCACTGGTGGCTGATGGCCGGCCTGCTTCTCGTCTGGGGCGGCTGCGTGTCCGGCCTGTATACGGTGGGGCTGGCGCATCTCGGCTCGCGGCTGACCGGATCAGACCTGGCGGCGGCCAACGCGGCCTTCGTCTTCTGCTATGCGATCGGCACGGTCGCCGGGCCTCAGGCCATCGGCGCGGCCATCGATATCACCGGAAATAACGG